From Verrucomicrobiota bacterium, a single genomic window includes:
- a CDS encoding NAD-dependent epimerase/dehydratase family protein, with translation MHRILITGGAGFVGSNLCLALRDAFPEVGITAMDNLYRKGSELNLPRFEAAEIRFHKGDIRDPESFPEDPFDLMIECSAEPSVLAGRDGSPDYLFQTNLVGAYHCLEACRRHDAGMIFLSTSRVYPVARLESHPWREEETRFAWDDEGTPGLSSRGVAETIDLSGARSLYGFTKFAAEQMIEEYRNSFGFRAVVNRCGVIAGPWQFGKVDQGVVALWVMAHHFRRNLSYIGYGGGGKQVRDMLHVQDLADLIVEQVRNFEAWDGWLGNVAGGLECSASLRELTRLCEEVTGNRIDINSAPENRPNDLRIFLADCSKLRAKLASINKEQVSSNKELPNFPRRTVRDIVTDTHAWVRKNESALADL, from the coding sequence ATACACCGCATCTTAATCACCGGTGGTGCTGGCTTCGTCGGCTCGAACCTTTGCCTCGCCCTCCGCGATGCGTTTCCGGAGGTTGGAATCACCGCGATGGACAACCTCTATCGCAAAGGGTCCGAACTGAACCTTCCACGCTTCGAAGCGGCAGAAATCCGCTTCCACAAGGGAGATATCCGCGATCCGGAGTCATTCCCGGAAGATCCTTTCGACCTGATGATCGAATGTTCGGCGGAGCCCTCGGTGCTGGCAGGACGTGACGGATCCCCGGATTACCTTTTCCAAACCAACCTTGTCGGGGCCTATCATTGCCTTGAAGCCTGCCGCCGCCACGACGCAGGGATGATCTTCCTCTCGACCAGCCGCGTCTATCCGGTGGCCCGACTGGAAAGCCATCCCTGGCGCGAAGAGGAAACCCGATTCGCATGGGATGACGAGGGAACACCCGGCCTGAGTTCGCGAGGCGTGGCCGAGACCATCGACCTCTCCGGTGCCCGTTCGCTCTATGGCTTCACCAAGTTCGCCGCCGAGCAGATGATCGAGGAGTACCGCAACAGCTTCGGTTTCCGCGCCGTCGTCAACCGCTGTGGCGTCATCGCCGGCCCCTGGCAATTCGGCAAGGTCGATCAAGGCGTCGTCGCCCTCTGGGTCATGGCCCACCACTTCCGACGCAACCTTTCCTACATTGGCTACGGGGGCGGCGGCAAGCAGGTGCGCGACATGCTTCACGTCCAAGACCTTGCCGATCTGATCGTCGAACAAGTCCGCAACTTCGAAGCTTGGGACGGCTGGCTCGGTAACGTAGCAGGCGGCCTTGAATGCTCCGCATCCCTTCGAGAACTCACCCGCCTTTGCGAAGAAGTCACCGGTAATCGCATCGACATCAACTCCGCACCCGAGAACCGCCCCAACGACCTCCGCATCTTCCTCGCCGACTGCAGCAAGCTACGCGCGAAACTCGCCTCGATCAACAAAGAGCAAGTATCCAGTAACAAAGAACTTCCCAATTTTCCCCGGCGCACCGTCCGCGACATTGTCACCGACACCCACGCCTGGGTCCGCAAAAACGAATCCGCTCTGGCCGACCTCTGA
- a CDS encoding aldolase/citrate lyase family protein, translating into MVNLRESLLQGKPSIGSWLNSGSPIVAELMAAAGFDFICVDAEHSAVDLPQTQQLFQAIRSGNRNCAAIVRLHGVDYALVKRYLDAGAQGVVAPLVRTKEEAELLVQATKYPPVGLRGVGFCRANDYGMRLADECERANDDILLAVQVEHIEAVRNIDAILSVDGVDAAFIGPYDLTASMGLTGQFEHPEYIRSRDEILNACERHKIVPGLHVVAPAPEQAVACYHDGYRFIAYSLDITMLTTACQDGLATIRNELNR; encoded by the coding sequence ATGGTTAATTTAAGAGAGAGCCTTCTCCAAGGTAAACCTTCTATCGGTAGTTGGCTGAATTCCGGTAGCCCGATTGTGGCCGAGCTTATGGCTGCCGCCGGTTTTGACTTTATCTGCGTAGATGCAGAGCATTCTGCAGTCGACCTGCCTCAGACGCAGCAACTCTTTCAAGCAATCCGTTCGGGGAACCGAAATTGTGCCGCTATTGTACGATTACATGGAGTCGACTATGCTTTGGTCAAACGTTACCTTGATGCTGGTGCGCAAGGTGTCGTTGCGCCTCTGGTTCGGACCAAAGAAGAGGCTGAATTGCTCGTGCAGGCTACGAAGTATCCACCTGTCGGCCTGAGAGGGGTTGGTTTTTGTCGTGCTAATGACTACGGGATGCGTTTGGCCGATGAATGTGAACGCGCCAATGATGATATTCTATTGGCGGTGCAAGTTGAGCACATCGAAGCGGTTCGGAATATTGATGCTATCTTGTCTGTAGATGGCGTTGATGCTGCGTTCATTGGCCCATATGATCTAACTGCGTCTATGGGCCTCACAGGGCAGTTCGAACACCCTGAATACATCAGGTCGCGCGATGAAATTCTTAATGCATGCGAGCGACACAAAATAGTGCCGGGTCTTCATGTTGTTGCGCCAGCACCGGAACAAGCGGTTGCTTGCTACCATGACGGTTATCGCTTTATAGCATACAGTCTGGACATCACGATGCTCACAACAGCCTGTCAAGACGGCTTGGCAACCATAAGAAATGAACTAAACCGATGA
- a CDS encoding YhcH/YjgK/YiaL family protein codes for MIPANLNDPQLESFLLGPIWAEAFGWIKKHAANSELGIHQLRGESMFVNVQSYATEPRENCRFESHRRNVDLQYTIEGLEGIDYLNRANLESDGEYDPDKDLLFHKPAAEACTLRISGSGFCVFFPGDAQRPKVALQEPALVRKLVVKIDIDLLM; via the coding sequence ATGATTCCAGCAAATCTAAACGATCCCCAACTTGAGTCTTTTTTGCTTGGGCCGATATGGGCGGAGGCCTTCGGTTGGATCAAGAAGCACGCTGCGAATTCCGAACTCGGCATCCATCAATTGAGAGGGGAATCAATGTTTGTGAACGTCCAGTCGTATGCCACTGAGCCTCGTGAAAACTGCCGTTTTGAGAGCCATCGACGCAACGTTGATTTACAATACACAATAGAGGGTCTGGAAGGTATCGACTATCTGAATCGAGCTAATCTGGAAAGTGATGGCGAATATGATCCGGATAAGGATTTACTCTTTCATAAGCCAGCAGCTGAAGCCTGCACTTTGCGAATAAGCGGAAGTGGTTTTTGCGTCTTCTTTCCGGGAGACGCACAACGTCCTAAGGTCGCGCTTCAAGAACCCGCACTAGTCCGAAAATTAGTTGTGAAAATCGATATCGATCTTCTCATGTAA
- a CDS encoding glycosyltransferase yields MPESITVSIILPNLNSHPYIGERLRSIREQTLKTYEVIVVDGFSGDGSWEAIRAEAEKDHRYHLYRESPRGVYDAINSGIEKSKGACVYIATSDDTMEPTCLEELEGALRSHPEAAIAQCELELIDKDGSPLPVSKQWRKTAFPTHLRTNLDHLHVRNVPYDLIAHYVFGMIYSSLTQILFLRSAYAKSGPFPLNYGTHGDFAWGICISAVGSTVYLSKKLATWRVHDEQLTASASDGERLEQLLKIMRDQLSTLPQLIANQPQRLFGIDNFFKNLWVGEQLGKRNYIGAVFRYPHNTIRFLCRRFLRKIGVRTQSELPLSRSELHDRVLQASR; encoded by the coding sequence TTGCCTGAGTCAATTACAGTTAGCATCATCCTTCCGAACCTGAACTCGCATCCTTACATTGGGGAGCGGCTCCGTAGTATTCGCGAACAGACTCTTAAGACTTATGAAGTGATAGTCGTCGATGGTTTTTCTGGTGACGGCTCGTGGGAAGCAATTCGTGCGGAGGCTGAAAAGGATCATCGGTATCATCTGTACCGAGAATCCCCGCGAGGTGTCTACGATGCAATTAACTCAGGTATCGAAAAATCAAAGGGAGCGTGTGTTTACATCGCTACAAGCGATGATACAATGGAACCTACTTGTCTTGAAGAACTGGAAGGCGCACTACGGTCCCATCCGGAAGCTGCAATCGCTCAATGCGAACTCGAACTAATTGACAAAGACGGTTCACCACTACCGGTGTCTAAGCAGTGGAGAAAAACAGCTTTTCCGACACATCTAAGAACCAACTTAGATCACCTACACGTTAGAAACGTCCCGTACGACCTTATTGCACATTATGTTTTTGGAATGATTTACTCTTCGCTCACCCAAATTCTCTTCCTGAGAAGTGCCTACGCGAAATCAGGCCCCTTTCCTCTTAATTATGGTACGCACGGAGACTTTGCATGGGGAATTTGCATTTCGGCGGTAGGAAGTACCGTATACCTATCAAAAAAGTTAGCCACTTGGAGAGTTCACGATGAACAACTAACGGCCTCAGCAAGTGACGGCGAGCGGTTGGAACAGTTGCTAAAAATCATGAGAGATCAACTTTCTACGCTTCCCCAACTCATAGCCAACCAACCTCAGAGACTATTTGGAATAGATAATTTTTTCAAAAACCTGTGGGTGGGAGAGCAGTTGGGTAAACGTAATTATATTGGTGCCGTGTTTCGATATCCTCATAACACAATTCGTTTTTTATGCCGTCGGTTCTTGAGGAAAATAGGCGTAAGAACCCAAAGCGAACTTCCGCTATCCCGTTCAGAATTACATGATAGAGTCCTTCAAGCTTCTCGCTAG
- a CDS encoding PIN domain-containing protein: protein MIAFDTNVLFPSLEETHPDHAAARRFLGDLQTGSQSVALCELTLVETYVLLRNPAICRNPLDHQRALEIINHLRTNSSWRLVDYPGGLMDRIWKNPFSDENPPRRRIFDTRLAVTLLHNGVTHFATANTKDFVSFPFDKLWNPFLEQ from the coding sequence ATGATAGCATTTGATACGAATGTTCTATTTCCCTCGCTCGAAGAAACCCATCCCGATCACGCCGCCGCCAGAAGATTCCTTGGAGATCTTCAAACCGGATCTCAGTCGGTGGCTTTGTGCGAGCTGACCTTGGTCGAGACCTATGTTCTTTTGAGAAACCCCGCCATTTGTCGAAATCCTCTCGACCACCAGCGGGCCCTGGAGATCATCAACCATCTTCGCACAAATTCCTCTTGGCGGCTCGTCGACTACCCTGGCGGTTTGATGGATAGAATCTGGAAGAACCCTTTCTCCGATGAAAACCCACCCCGAAGGCGCATCTTTGATACCAGACTAGCGGTTACCCTCCTTCATAACGGCGTCACTCACTTCGCCACCGCAAACACCAAGGACTTTGTCTCCTTTCCTTTTGATAAGCTCTGGAACCCTTTCTTGGAACAGTAA
- a CDS encoding antitoxin: MIKTQVQLPDTLYHEAKRISQQYEMSLAEVVRRGLEGIIPSYPNRSAQKEPWTLPTVSVGLVKDPFADKNWREEHAIDAVGRMK; the protein is encoded by the coding sequence ATGATCAAAACACAAGTTCAATTACCCGACACTCTATACCATGAGGCGAAGCGGATTTCTCAGCAGTATGAAATGAGCCTTGCTGAGGTGGTCCGCCGCGGACTCGAAGGAATAATCCCTTCCTACCCCAATCGTTCCGCGCAAAAAGAGCCTTGGACCTTGCCGACCGTCTCCGTCGGTCTGGTGAAAGATCCGTTTGCGGATAAAAATTGGCGGGAAGAACACGCCATCGATGCCGTAGGTCGGATGAAATGA
- a CDS encoding acylneuraminate cytidylyltransferase family protein — MTQESHSLIALLPMKANSDRVKGKNFRNFAGRPLFRWILDTLLEIEEIDLVVINTDAREILAENGLTDSKRVLIRDRKPEICGDMVSMNRVLADDLDAIRSATYLMTHTTNPLLRAATIQAAYESYLQSRKDGFDSLFSVNRYQTRFYREDGSPVNHDPDNLVRTQDLEPWYEENSNLYIFNRGSFAETGARIGARPQMFETPHLESADIDDATGWHLAEIIALSHYVALSYQDHSVRQKRVAR, encoded by the coding sequence ATGACCCAAGAGTCGCACAGCCTAATCGCTTTGCTTCCGATGAAAGCAAACAGCGACCGTGTCAAAGGGAAGAATTTTCGTAATTTCGCGGGTCGCCCTCTGTTTCGTTGGATACTCGACACTTTGCTGGAGATCGAAGAAATCGATCTCGTCGTTATCAATACAGATGCCCGTGAGATACTCGCAGAGAACGGACTCACTGATTCTAAACGTGTTCTTATACGAGATCGTAAGCCAGAGATTTGCGGGGACATGGTTAGTATGAATAGAGTATTGGCTGACGATTTGGATGCTATTCGCTCGGCAACCTATCTGATGACGCATACGACAAATCCTTTGCTTAGAGCGGCCACGATACAGGCCGCTTACGAATCTTATCTGCAGAGTCGGAAAGATGGATTCGACAGTTTGTTTTCAGTGAACCGATATCAGACCCGGTTCTACCGCGAAGATGGTAGTCCAGTGAATCATGATCCCGATAATCTAGTTCGCACTCAGGACTTAGAGCCTTGGTATGAGGAAAACTCCAATCTCTATATTTTTAATCGTGGTAGCTTTGCGGAGACGGGTGCTCGAATCGGGGCTAGACCTCAAATGTTTGAGACCCCGCATCTCGAATCTGCTGATATTGATGATGCTACAGGGTGGCATCTTGCCGAAATCATCGCCCTCTCCCATTACGTTGCGTTATCCTACCAGGATCATTCAGTGCGTCAAAAGAGAGTCGCACGATGA
- a CDS encoding ABC transporter permease, with amino-acid sequence MPNLPVTTYSPDSLFRDKRRLFTELKDELLGSRELAFALFKRNIKAQFRQSALGYTWLLFPPIATTLVWFFLNRSGVVRVAETGIPYPAFVMIGTLLWQAFLDGMLKPIQALETSKSMLTKINFHRSAPVIAGIMETSVISAVRLTLLIPVFAFVGLIPGWTAVFFPVAYLAIVLLGTSFGTLLAPIGLLYTDIGRGLQVLGQFLMYAAPVVYPIATAGILAIVHKLNPTTYLLETGRELLTGSPLLYLSESVLITLTAFVLLLIAWTVLHISMPRLIERMGM; translated from the coding sequence ATGCCCAACCTCCCAGTAACCACCTATAGTCCCGATTCGCTGTTTAGGGACAAACGTCGCCTTTTTACAGAATTAAAAGATGAATTGTTAGGGTCCCGCGAGCTGGCCTTCGCGCTCTTCAAGCGAAACATCAAAGCACAGTTCAGACAAAGCGCTCTCGGTTACACATGGTTGTTATTCCCACCGATTGCTACCACTCTGGTTTGGTTCTTCCTGAATCGTTCCGGCGTGGTTCGTGTGGCCGAAACTGGAATCCCGTACCCTGCCTTTGTCATGATTGGCACTCTCCTCTGGCAAGCCTTCTTGGATGGTATGCTCAAACCAATACAAGCATTGGAGACCTCAAAGTCCATGCTTACGAAGATCAACTTTCACCGCAGTGCACCAGTGATTGCCGGGATCATGGAAACTTCTGTCATTTCTGCTGTTCGTTTAACCCTTTTGATTCCAGTCTTTGCTTTTGTAGGTCTGATACCGGGATGGACAGCTGTTTTCTTTCCCGTAGCGTATCTGGCTATCGTCCTTCTTGGCACATCCTTTGGCACCCTCTTGGCTCCCATAGGGTTACTTTACACCGACATTGGGCGTGGCCTGCAGGTTCTGGGACAATTCCTCATGTATGCGGCTCCGGTCGTTTATCCGATCGCCACCGCAGGAATCTTAGCCATTGTCCACAAATTAAATCCGACCACTTACCTGTTGGAGACGGGTCGGGAGCTGCTTACGGGATCACCGCTTCTTTATCTTTCCGAAAGTGTCCTCATCACCCTCACCGCTTTCGTTCTGCTTCTCATCGCTTGGACTGTCCTGCACATTTCAATGCCCCGCCTTATCGAAAGGATGGGGATGTAG
- a CDS encoding four helix bundle protein, translating into MEFKQFLGYARGSCGELRTQLIIAERLGYLPSDKARAWISESREISKMLWGLTKSLGR; encoded by the coding sequence ATCGAATTCAAACAGTTTCTAGGATATGCCCGTGGTTCATGCGGAGAGCTTAGAACTCAGCTAATCATTGCAGAAAGATTAGGTTATCTTCCATCTGACAAGGCGAGAGCTTGGATTTCCGAATCACGGGAGATTTCAAAAATGCTCTGGGGCCTTACTAAGTCCCTGGGACGATAG
- a CDS encoding ABC transporter ATP-binding protein, with amino-acid sequence MKSSTSTDHLNSSAKSTDEVLVKVENIGKIFCRDLRKSLWYGLKDTTRDLFAWGRKPGTSAEERGGVQTSPTRSPEPRPLRQSEFWANQGISFELRRGECLGLIGHNGAGKTTLLKMLNGLIKPDFGKITMRGRVGALIALGAGFNPVLTGRENIYVNGSVLGISKNELKSNFDEIVSFAEIEEFIDTPVQSYSSGMQIRLGFSIAIMAKPDVLILDEVLAVGDAAFRAKSLERVSRLLKDSAVIFVSHQMNQVSRICERAIWLEAGRIKETGETKQILDLYTNSILDMEPKKETKKASGLLSISCANSVTTQFDNPLNLEFSITSRSSFQIKAIQVGFENQRGEVLAQSRTRINEKIPDSDINLSLSFEHINLCPGCYWINLNLFEDELYKYHISMIHKAMTLQIEGEGWHGAPYTPIMKAKIEEFRND; translated from the coding sequence TTGAAATCCTCAACTTCAACTGACCACTTAAACTCATCGGCGAAGTCGACCGACGAAGTCCTCGTCAAAGTCGAAAATATCGGCAAGATTTTCTGCCGGGATCTAAGAAAGTCCCTCTGGTATGGCCTCAAAGACACGACAAGAGACCTCTTCGCTTGGGGAAGGAAGCCGGGGACTTCTGCGGAGGAACGGGGAGGAGTCCAAACAAGCCCCACCAGGTCACCCGAGCCCCGTCCCCTTCGGCAAAGCGAATTCTGGGCTAATCAGGGGATTTCCTTCGAGCTCCGCAGAGGAGAGTGCCTCGGCCTGATCGGTCACAACGGAGCAGGGAAAACCACCCTGCTAAAAATGCTCAATGGGCTGATCAAGCCGGATTTTGGAAAAATCACCATGAGAGGACGAGTCGGGGCACTGATTGCTCTCGGAGCGGGTTTCAATCCGGTGCTGACGGGTAGAGAGAACATTTACGTTAACGGTTCAGTCCTTGGGATTTCTAAAAATGAGCTCAAATCAAATTTCGATGAAATTGTTTCCTTTGCTGAGATCGAAGAATTTATAGATACCCCAGTGCAGAGTTACAGCTCAGGCATGCAAATAAGGCTTGGCTTCTCCATCGCAATAATGGCTAAACCTGATGTTCTCATTCTTGATGAAGTGCTTGCCGTCGGAGATGCAGCCTTCAGGGCCAAATCCCTCGAGAGAGTCTCCCGGCTACTAAAAGACTCCGCCGTTATTTTCGTTTCTCATCAAATGAACCAAGTTTCCCGGATATGCGAAAGGGCAATATGGTTAGAGGCTGGGAGAATAAAAGAAACAGGCGAAACAAAACAAATACTAGATCTTTATACGAATTCCATACTCGATATGGAACCGAAAAAAGAAACCAAAAAGGCCTCAGGATTGCTAAGTATATCATGCGCGAATTCAGTAACTACACAGTTCGATAATCCTCTCAATCTTGAGTTCTCGATTACTTCCCGGAGTTCATTTCAAATAAAAGCCATTCAAGTTGGATTTGAAAATCAAAGAGGTGAAGTTTTGGCGCAATCACGAACGAGAATCAACGAAAAAATTCCTGACTCGGACATTAATCTATCACTTTCTTTTGAACACATCAACTTATGTCCAGGGTGTTATTGGATTAATTTGAATCTTTTCGAAGATGAACTATACAAATATCACATTTCAATGATACACAAAGCTATGACGTTACAAATTGAAGGGGAAGGCTGGCACGGAGCACCCTACACACCAATAATGAAAGCAAAGATCGAAGAGTTCCGAAATGATTGA
- a CDS encoding sulfotransferase codes for MKTKLLLLVTTQRSGSTLLFDVLRSNQSITVSHSWKNFRLLGADNARRRYPKDLTKENGFESDHLEVNPNQYGYMENILLKEKCNPIYELEKIHPHFINFSKASILNLLTTEVNLTVVVMTRKPSSSIQSFINYQERAHWYWGMSFSEIVKHFLRELSFLKHLEKIDGLKIYKTNYENYLNNFFEENLKIAQFLRVRWENSHLSDLEKRLLRDHSTRGKFRTSTEQLKNILKVNPYLKFKIRMLDAYYKYFF; via the coding sequence GTGAAAACTAAATTACTTTTACTAGTCACTACACAAAGAAGTGGAAGCACCCTTCTCTTCGATGTCCTTCGCTCAAATCAGTCTATCACAGTCTCGCATAGTTGGAAAAACTTTAGATTACTGGGTGCAGATAACGCTAGGAGAAGATACCCAAAAGATCTCACCAAAGAGAATGGTTTTGAATCTGATCATTTAGAAGTCAATCCTAATCAGTATGGATACATGGAAAACATTCTACTAAAAGAAAAATGCAATCCAATATACGAGTTAGAAAAGATTCATCCCCATTTTATAAACTTCTCAAAAGCATCTATTCTAAATCTTCTAACAACAGAAGTTAACTTAACTGTAGTCGTGATGACCAGAAAGCCCTCGTCTTCAATACAATCATTCATAAACTACCAGGAGAGAGCTCACTGGTATTGGGGTATGAGTTTTTCTGAGATTGTCAAACACTTCTTAAGAGAACTTTCGTTCTTGAAGCACCTGGAAAAAATCGATGGCTTAAAAATTTATAAAACTAACTACGAAAATTACCTCAATAACTTCTTTGAAGAGAATCTCAAAATTGCACAGTTCTTAAGAGTAAGGTGGGAAAATAGCCATCTATCCGATCTTGAAAAAAGACTACTCCGCGACCACAGCACAAGAGGAAAATTCAGAACCTCAACAGAGCAGTTAAAAAATATACTTAAAGTAAATCCTTACCTTAAGTTTAAAATACGAATGCTCGATGCATATTATAAATACTTCTTTTAA
- a CDS encoding TA system VapC family ribonuclease toxin, with translation MIFPDANLLLYAEDAESQYHEAARHWWDTALSGSAAVCLCWEVINAYLRIGTNPRIHEAPLSLEEASGRINSWLDQPCVRVIHPLNDHWKQFCQLLMEAQATANLVPDAHLAALCKSHGCTLYSSDHDFAKFTSIKWVNPLRP, from the coding sequence TTGATCTTCCCAGACGCAAATTTGCTCCTGTATGCGGAAGATGCCGAGTCACAGTATCACGAAGCAGCCCGACATTGGTGGGATACGGCACTTAGTGGCTCCGCAGCAGTCTGCCTCTGTTGGGAAGTCATCAATGCCTATCTTCGCATCGGTACAAACCCACGTATTCATGAAGCACCCCTTAGCCTCGAAGAGGCCAGTGGAAGAATCAATAGTTGGCTAGATCAACCCTGTGTCCGGGTAATCCACCCTTTAAATGATCACTGGAAACAATTTTGCCAACTGCTCATGGAGGCGCAAGCAACTGCAAACCTTGTCCCGGACGCACATCTAGCAGCCCTTTGTAAAAGCCACGGCTGCACACTCTACTCAAGTGACCATGACTTCGCAAAATTCACCTCTATCAAGTGGGTGAATCCACTACGACCGTGA
- a CDS encoding acyltransferase: MIWSLSHDYNTANFALKGDKVIIGDYVWIGPRAIILPSVSVGKYAVVAAGSVVTKDVSAYALVGGIPAKKLRERDASVAYNYRPGGRYSRFC, encoded by the coding sequence ATGATCTGGTCCCTATCTCATGATTACAACACAGCAAACTTTGCTCTCAAGGGCGACAAAGTGATAATCGGTGACTATGTTTGGATAGGACCAAGAGCGATCATTTTACCCAGTGTAAGTGTTGGCAAGTACGCAGTGGTGGCCGCTGGTAGCGTGGTCACCAAAGACGTCTCCGCCTACGCTCTAGTCGGTGGAATTCCAGCCAAAAAGCTCAGGGAGCGGGATGCCTCCGTCGCCTATAACTACAGGCCAGGAGGACGCTACTCGCGCTTTTGCTAG
- a CDS encoding DUF2191 domain-containing protein: protein MRTTLTIEPDVAEKAKLATQTTGMTFKELINEALRCGIDQVTAPRPSRRYRTKARSLGLKRGLNYDNVADLLAQTEREDYR from the coding sequence ATGAGAACGACGCTTACCATCGAACCGGACGTTGCAGAAAAAGCAAAGCTTGCCACACAAACCACTGGAATGACTTTCAAAGAACTAATAAACGAAGCACTCCGTTGTGGAATCGACCAAGTCACAGCTCCTAGACCCTCCCGCCGCTACAGGACAAAAGCGCGTTCGCTTGGCCTGAAGCGCGGACTCAACTACGACAATGTTGCCGACCTGCTAGCTCAAACCGAGCGGGAGGACTATCGCTAG
- a CDS encoding four helix bundle protein, which produces MGTQSFEDLEVWRRSLHLAFSVCEAAEKWKNLGLRDQITRSAVSVPSNIAEGAERTGKSNSNSF; this is translated from the coding sequence GTGGGAACCCAAAGTTTCGAAGATCTTGAAGTTTGGAGACGAAGCCTTCATCTCGCCTTCAGCGTTTGCGAAGCAGCTGAGAAGTGGAAGAATTTGGGATTGCGCGATCAAATCACTCGATCTGCTGTTTCTGTTCCATCAAACATCGCTGAAGGGGCAGAACGAACTGGGAAATCGAATTCAAACAGTTTCTAG
- a CDS encoding NAD-dependent epimerase/dehydratase family protein: MSVKTLLVTGSSGLIGSEVCLFFAKKGWEIHGVDNNQRAVFFGSQGDTRWNQSRLAKLLGKQFIHHEVDIRSRLDVLNLVNEVRPDAVVHTAAQPSHDRAAAIPFADFDTNAVGTLNLLEAARRSCPEAPFVHMSTNKVYGDRPNTIKLKEMETRWDYADPIYTEGIPEDFPIDQAKHSIFGASKVAADIMVQEYGRYFEMPTCALRGGCLTGPNHSGVELHGFLSYLVKCNLEEREYTVFGYKGKQVRDNIHSEDVARFIDAFIQAPRAGGVYNIGGGRDNSCSILEAFQITERFTGKPQAYEYSDQNRSGDHICYISNLAKMHEHYPSWNITISLEETISQIVEAWSGSSVS, encoded by the coding sequence ATGTCAGTCAAAACTCTCCTCGTCACTGGTTCCTCCGGCTTAATCGGCTCCGAGGTTTGCCTCTTTTTCGCGAAAAAAGGATGGGAAATCCATGGCGTCGATAACAACCAAAGAGCAGTATTCTTTGGTTCTCAGGGGGATACCCGATGGAATCAGAGCCGTCTCGCGAAACTGCTCGGGAAACAGTTCATCCACCACGAAGTTGACATTCGTAGCCGACTCGACGTGCTCAATTTGGTCAACGAAGTTCGACCAGACGCCGTTGTCCACACTGCAGCCCAGCCCAGCCACGACCGTGCAGCCGCCATCCCCTTTGCCGATTTTGATACCAACGCCGTCGGCACCCTCAATTTGCTCGAAGCCGCACGCCGGAGTTGCCCGGAGGCCCCCTTCGTCCATATGTCAACCAATAAGGTCTATGGCGACCGCCCCAATACGATCAAACTCAAGGAAATGGAAACTCGCTGGGACTATGCCGATCCGATTTACACCGAAGGCATTCCCGAAGACTTCCCCATCGACCAGGCGAAGCACTCGATCTTCGGGGCCTCGAAAGTCGCGGCCGACATTATGGTCCAAGAATACGGTCGCTACTTTGAGATGCCGACCTGCGCCCTGCGAGGTGGCTGTCTGACGGGTCCCAACCACAGCGGTGTTGAGTTACACGGCTTCCTCAGCTACCTCGTCAAGTGTAACTTGGAGGAGCGCGAATACACCGTCTTCGGTTACAAAGGCAAACAAGTCCGTGACAACATTCACAGCGAAGACGTGGCTCGCTTCATCGACGCCTTCATTCAAGCCCCTCGCGCCGGTGGGGTATACAACATCGGGGGTGGCCGGGACAACAGTTGCTCCATCCTCGAAGCCTTCCAAATCACCGAAAGATTCACCGGAAAGCCCCAAGCCTACGAATACAGCGACCAAAACCGCTCCGGCGATCACATTTGCTACATCAGCAATCTAGCCAAGATGCACGAGCACTACCCCAGTTGGAATATCACCATTAGTCTCGAAGAGACGATCAGTCAGATTGTCGAGGCGTGGAGTGGTTCTAGTGTTAGTTGA